Genomic window (Spirochaetota bacterium):
GCTTGCCATAATCTGAAATTAAATATATATCCGACATACTACCCTCCGTAAAAAAAGTTGAAGCACGCAGGCAGTAAAGCCTGCGGCTACAAAAGCAATCAGCCCCCCCATTTATATTTTTGTTTTACCCTTCCCATTCTTTGTGTTATTGGGAATGCAGTTATCATACTTCCATTTTTTTCAACCACTGCCACCCCACCTTTCTGGTACATTTTTATCAACTCATCCCGTACCACATTGATGCGGTGCAACAGCTGGTGTATCTGCTTTTTGTCAAGTATTACCCTATCGCCAACCTGATAACCAAATAGCTCAACTAGCTCCACCATTGTATGTGTTATGCCACGGTTATGCATCTGTTTTGCAAAATGTTGTGTTTTTGTCATTGGTAACCCTCCCATTTTAATTTCTATATAATTTGACTTTTTATTGTTTATAATTATTGGTATTATTTTTAAAAAATTTTCATTTTAACGCATGTTCAACACTATCACACAAATTTTAACTTGACCATAGCAAACTATAGTAGTAAATATATATAATTTTATGGGCGATAGTTACTGGCAATTAGCCTAACAACTATGCACTGCAGCATATAGTAAAACAGTAGAGCACAATGAAACTACTCATTGAAATTTGGGGAAATTACCAGGCGTGGAGAAGAGTTACTTACTCATATAATAACAATAGTATTGATTCTTCAACTACGTTGCCACTACTTTACACCGAAATTAAGCCTGATAAATCAATTATAATAGTAGCCGACACGCTCATAGAAAATGAGATAGCTGCAAATCCCACCCAATACCATCAAGATATTTCTTACTCTGAATTATGTAAAAAAGTGCACGATAGCACGTTTGAATTTATTAAAACTGCCACCCAAAATTTTTGCCCTGCATCAATGTATCACTCAGTTTCTGTGTTAGTGGCTCCTGCAGTGGGGACATTTAGACATACACAGTTCATTGGCAATCCTAACAACTTTTTTTCATATATATATTTTTTCCTGGCAAAGACTGTGATTGCTATCGCACAAACTAATAATGATGATACTATTGAAATATATGTTGATATTACTCACGGCATAAATTACATGACCATGATTACATACCGCACCATCAAAGATATATGCACAATACTTGCTCATTTTTTCAATATTACCTTTGTAGTGCTCAACAGCGATCCATTTGTTGGCGCTGAAAATATTAACCTTACCATTAACCAGATTGAAAAAGTAAAAGTAATGCCTCAGTTGGTAATCTATAAGCATCGGGATACATTACCCCTTAGAATTTCACATAACTTGGACAACTGCCTTAAAGCTGACATTAATAAAATGCTGCAAGATAATATGAAACACACTATTCCAAATTTTAGAAATTTACTTGAAAATACAATATACCCCTTTGCAGGAGCAGCCTGTAATGCTGCGCCAATTTTTATGATTTATTTTTTTCCTGACTTAAATATATTACACACAACTGTTGAAAATATTGTTGAATTGTT
Coding sequences:
- the csx1 gene encoding CRISPR-associated CARF protein Csx1, whose protein sequence is MKLLIEIWGNYQAWRRVTYSYNNNSIDSSTTLPLLYTEIKPDKSIIIVADTLIENEIAANPTQYHQDISYSELCKKVHDSTFEFIKTATQNFCPASMYHSVSVLVAPAVGTFRHTQFIGNPNNFFSYIYFFLAKTVIAIAQTNNDDTIEIYVDITHGINYMTMITYRTIKDICTILAHFFNITFVVLNSDPFVGAENINLTINQIEKVKVMPQLVIYKHRDTLPLRISHNLDNCLKADINKMLQDNMKHTIPNFRNLLENTIYPFAGAACNAAPIFMIYFFPDLNILHTTVENIVELFFKYFNIRTTNKLCIQQQVDFTSTFITLLQNWLFAQLLATKYSIAQYNEIKLSLIYSLMNVLKDNQIATSRIYREVEKIKAFDNKMSIPHIYNDYGKINMGENYQPDTNVDTRNFFAHAGFGYTFTQLKKEQNTIYIKPKDQAVDSIKNTLSNSLPQGVV